A single Populus nigra chromosome 13, ddPopNigr1.1, whole genome shotgun sequence DNA region contains:
- the LOC133671222 gene encoding probable fructokinase-4, with protein MASNGVNDKPLIVSFGEMLIDFVPTVSGVSLAEAPGFVKAPGGAPANVAIAVARLGGKAAFVGKLGDDEFGNMLAGILKENGVIATGINFDTGARTALAFVTLRADGEREFMFYRNPSADMLLRPEELNLELIRSAKVFHYGSISLIVEPCRSAHLQAMRVAKDAGALLSYDPNLRLPLWPSEEEAREQILSIWDEADVVKVSDNELEFLTGSNKIDDETAMSLWRPNFKLLLVTLGEKGCNYYTKNFHGSVEAFHVDTVDTTGAGDSFVGALLCKIVDDQSVLEDEPRLREILRFANACGAITTTKKGAIPALPTPADALKLVKEGK; from the exons ATGGCTTCCAATGGAGTGAACGACAAGCCACTGATCGTCAGCTTCGGGGAGATGCTGATAGACTTCGTCCCGACGGTCTCTGGCGTCTCCCTCGCTGAAGCTCCGGGGTTTGTGAAGGCACCGGGTGGTGCTCCGGCGAACGTGGCGATAGCGGTGGCGAGGCTGGGAGGAAAGGCGGCATTTGTTGGAAAACTTGGTGATGATGAGTTCGGCAACATGCTCGCCGGAATTTTGAAGGAAAACGGCGTGATCGCTACTGGGATCAATTTTGACACAGGTGCTAGGACTGCTCTCGCGTTTGTTACTCTACGCGCTGATGGAGAGCGTGAGTTTATGTTTTATAGAAATCCAAGTGCTGATATGTTACTAAGGCCAGAAGAGTTAAATCTTGAGTTAATTAGATCT GCTAAGGTTTTCCACTATGGATCCATAAGTTTGATTGTGGAGCCATGCAGATCAGCACATTTACAGGCAATGAGGGTGGCGAAGGATGCTGGTGCATTGCTTTCGTATGACCCAAATCTGAGGCTGCCATTGTGGCCATCAGAAGAGGAGGCGCGTGAGCAGATATTGAGCATCTGGGACGAGGCAGATGTGGTCAAAGTCAGTGATAATGAGCTTGAGTTCCTCACTGGAAGTAACAAAATTGATGATGAAACTGCCATGTCACTTTGGCGTCCTAACTTTAAGTTGCTCTTGGTCACCCTTGGTGAAAAGGGTTGCAATTATTACACCAAG AATTTCCATGGATCAGTTGAGGCTTTCCACGTGGACACTGTTGATACCACAGGTGCTGGTGATTCATTTGTTGGTGCTCTCCTTTGCAAGATTGTTGATGACCAATCTGTGCTTGAG GATGAGCCAAGGCTGAGAGAGATACTTAGATTTGCAAATGCTTGTGGAGCCATTACAACCACCAAAAAGGGAGCAATCCCTGCTCTGCCTACTCCGGCCGATGCCCTCAAACTGGtgaaagaaggaaaataa